The Edaphobacter sp. 12200R-103 genome contains a region encoding:
- a CDS encoding PEP-CTERM sorting domain-containing protein has product MARIVCALVLLLVVASAVTGVPVHASTECERWVAEYRDQLAHSDLMKRAAAARHRVHRYVHRKVAALHPERPHPRTRVLPARLQRPKMTREEMLRQLEFACGDLPVDPVELSRTVSYEPAPAFLPGGLEGDDVMGPTMNPTGPQSLLASNDGPPTGWMPGLGGGIGGVGGGGTPPWVRNPDNPGNPDGPGTPGNPGNPGNPGNPGGPPTAVTPEPESLLLVATGVLGAVGAVRRRLQRPA; this is encoded by the coding sequence ATGGCTCGTATTGTTTGTGCCCTGGTTCTCCTCCTGGTCGTTGCTTCTGCCGTCACCGGTGTCCCGGTGCACGCATCGACCGAGTGTGAGCGTTGGGTTGCGGAGTATCGCGACCAGCTTGCGCACTCGGACCTGATGAAACGCGCGGCAGCCGCACGTCATCGTGTGCACCGTTATGTGCATCGCAAGGTAGCCGCACTGCATCCGGAGCGGCCGCATCCACGCACGCGGGTTCTTCCGGCACGGCTTCAACGCCCGAAGATGACGCGGGAGGAGATGCTGCGCCAGCTGGAGTTTGCCTGCGGGGATCTCCCCGTCGATCCGGTGGAGCTGAGCAGGACCGTCAGCTATGAACCGGCGCCGGCGTTTCTTCCTGGAGGCCTGGAAGGCGACGACGTGATGGGACCAACGATGAATCCGACGGGGCCGCAGAGCCTGTTGGCCTCGAACGACGGACCTCCGACAGGCTGGATGCCTGGGCTGGGGGGCGGCATCGGTGGTGTGGGTGGTGGCGGCACTCCGCCCTGGGTGAGGAATCCGGACAATCCGGGCAATCCGGATGGGCCCGGTACCCCGGGGAATCCTGGGAATCCCGGGAATCCTGGGAACCCGGGTGGACCTCCCACGGCGGTTACGCCTGAGCCGGAAAGCCTGCTGCTGGTAGCGACGGGAGTTCTGGGTGCGGTGGGCGCAGTGCGGCGGCGGCTTCAGAGGCCGGCATAA